In Drosophila yakuba strain Tai18E2 chromosome 2R, Prin_Dyak_Tai18E2_2.1, whole genome shotgun sequence, a single genomic region encodes these proteins:
- the LOC6529777 gene encoding cytochrome c oxidase subunit 4 isoform 1, mitochondrial gives MALRLLNSAVLRQLASQLPKSAQVGSVAAVHTLDKIGKREIVGYGWNGTACYADRVDYPLPAVRFREPTNEINALRAKEQGDWKKLSPQEIKALYRASFCQTIAEVQAGSGEWKLHLGVALLFTAAAIWVAVLMNIFVYDELPVTFDEEHQKAQLQRIIDLEINPVTGLTSKWDYENKKWKN, from the exons ATGGCCCTGCGACTACTCAACAGTGCTGTGCTCCGCCAGCTGGCCTCTCAGCTGCCCAAGAGTGCCCAGGTGGGCAGCGTGGCCGCCGTCCACACGCTGGACAAGATCGGCAAGCGGGAGATCGTGGGCTACGGCTGGAACGGCACCGCCTGCTACGCAGATCGCGTGGATTACCCTCTGCCCGCCGTGCGTTTCCGTGAGCCCACCAACGAGATCAACGCTCTGCGCGCCAAGGAGCAGGGAGACTGGAAAAAGCTCAGCCCCCAGGAGATCAAGGCCCTGTACCGCGCCAGCTTCTGCCAGACGATCGCCGAGGTCCAGGCTGGATCCGGTGAGTGGAAGCTCCACCTGGGCGTTGCTCTCCTCTTCACCGCCGCCGCCATCTGGGTGGCCGTGCTGATGAACATCTTCG TGTACGATGAGTTGCCCGTTACCTTCGACGAGGAGCACCAGAAGGCCCAGCTGCAGCGCATCATCGACCTGGAAATCAACCCCGTCACCGGATTGACCTCCAAGTGGGACTACGAGAACAAGAAGTGGAAGAACTAA
- the LOC6529778 gene encoding uncharacterized protein LOC6529778 isoform X3, which produces MGSRLYPAGIVILHCLLMLLVHVDSKANQNHSENDRQRHLRPHNLHRPPYEGYDSYNRDMESKDAAPNEKEPPKPRSGHLKQKERTAKASSHWMRVHSVYQKEKAELEEWARLKNVTDQELKIFFDGEISTEDKYKLFQDILAVVKILKAVKKKGAVTEKERPMLTPELTPLILKFGRMFEKEIIKNSKTYQALKMLVEEVKTNSTKDNKHKRSRNRHH; this is translated from the exons ATGGGATCAAGGCTCTATCCCGCTGGCATCGTCATCCTCCATTGCCTGCTGATGCTCCTCGTCCATGTGGACAGCAAAGCTAACCAGAACCACTCGGAGAATGACAGACAGCGTCACCTTCGACCACACAATCTGCACAGACCTCCATACGAGGGTTACGATAG CTATAATCGAGATATGGAATCAAAGGATGCAGCCCCAAATGAAAAGGAGCCTCCCAAACCCAGATCAGGCCATTTGAAACAGAAGGAACGAACAGCTAAGGCTAGTTCGCACTGGAT GAGAGTCCATAGCGTCtaccaaaaagaaaaggcaGAGCTGGAGGAATGGGCTCGACTGAAGAATGTAACTGATCAGGAACTGAAGATATTCTTTGACGGGGAAATTTCTACTGAAGACAAGTACAAATTATTTCAGGACATCCTAGCCGTTGTTAAGATCCTGAAAGCGGTGAAGAAAAAGGGAGCTGT AACCGAAAAAGAGAGACCAATGCTAACTCCGGAACTGACACcattgattttaaaattcggCCGCATGTTTGAAAAGGAAATTATCAAAAACTCCAAAACCTATCAAGCCTTAAAGATGCTTGTGGAGGAGGTTAAAACAAATTCCACCAAagacaacaaacacaaaagaTCCCGAAATCGTCATCActaa
- the LOC6529778 gene encoding uncharacterized protein LOC6529778 isoform X1 yields the protein MGSRLYPAGIVILHCLLMLLVHVDSKANQNHSENDRQRHLRPHNLHRPPYEGYDRQPFTYFSYNRDMESKDAAPNEKEPPKPRSGHLKQKERTAKASSHWMRVHSVYQKEKAELEEWARLKNVTDQELKIFFDGEISTEDKYKLFQDILAVVKILKAVKKKGAVTEKERPMLTPELTPLILKFGRMFEKEIIKNSKTYQALKMLVEEVKTNSTKDNKHKRSRNRHH from the exons ATGGGATCAAGGCTCTATCCCGCTGGCATCGTCATCCTCCATTGCCTGCTGATGCTCCTCGTCCATGTGGACAGCAAAGCTAACCAGAACCACTCGGAGAATGACAGACAGCGTCACCTTCGACCACACAATCTGCACAGACCTCCATACGAGGGTTACGATAG GCAACCATTCACCTACTTTAGCTATAATCGAGATATGGAATCAAAGGATGCAGCCCCAAATGAAAAGGAGCCTCCCAAACCCAGATCAGGCCATTTGAAACAGAAGGAACGAACAGCTAAGGCTAGTTCGCACTGGAT GAGAGTCCATAGCGTCtaccaaaaagaaaaggcaGAGCTGGAGGAATGGGCTCGACTGAAGAATGTAACTGATCAGGAACTGAAGATATTCTTTGACGGGGAAATTTCTACTGAAGACAAGTACAAATTATTTCAGGACATCCTAGCCGTTGTTAAGATCCTGAAAGCGGTGAAGAAAAAGGGAGCTGT AACCGAAAAAGAGAGACCAATGCTAACTCCGGAACTGACACcattgattttaaaattcggCCGCATGTTTGAAAAGGAAATTATCAAAAACTCCAAAACCTATCAAGCCTTAAAGATGCTTGTGGAGGAGGTTAAAACAAATTCCACCAAagacaacaaacacaaaagaTCCCGAAATCGTCATCActaa
- the LOC6529778 gene encoding uncharacterized protein LOC6529778 isoform X2 has product MGSRLYPAGIVILHCLLMLLVHVDSKANQNHSENDRQRHLRPHNLHRPPYEGYDRYNHYNRDMESKDAAPNEKEPPKPRSGHLKQKERTAKASSHWMRVHSVYQKEKAELEEWARLKNVTDQELKIFFDGEISTEDKYKLFQDILAVVKILKAVKKKGAVTEKERPMLTPELTPLILKFGRMFEKEIIKNSKTYQALKMLVEEVKTNSTKDNKHKRSRNRHH; this is encoded by the exons ATGGGATCAAGGCTCTATCCCGCTGGCATCGTCATCCTCCATTGCCTGCTGATGCTCCTCGTCCATGTGGACAGCAAAGCTAACCAGAACCACTCGGAGAATGACAGACAGCGTCACCTTCGACCACACAATCTGCACAGACCTCCATACGAGGGTTACGATAGGTACAATCA CTATAATCGAGATATGGAATCAAAGGATGCAGCCCCAAATGAAAAGGAGCCTCCCAAACCCAGATCAGGCCATTTGAAACAGAAGGAACGAACAGCTAAGGCTAGTTCGCACTGGAT GAGAGTCCATAGCGTCtaccaaaaagaaaaggcaGAGCTGGAGGAATGGGCTCGACTGAAGAATGTAACTGATCAGGAACTGAAGATATTCTTTGACGGGGAAATTTCTACTGAAGACAAGTACAAATTATTTCAGGACATCCTAGCCGTTGTTAAGATCCTGAAAGCGGTGAAGAAAAAGGGAGCTGT AACCGAAAAAGAGAGACCAATGCTAACTCCGGAACTGACACcattgattttaaaattcggCCGCATGTTTGAAAAGGAAATTATCAAAAACTCCAAAACCTATCAAGCCTTAAAGATGCTTGTGGAGGAGGTTAAAACAAATTCCACCAAagacaacaaacacaaaagaTCCCGAAATCGTCATCActaa
- the LOC6529779 gene encoding uncharacterized protein LOC6529779, translating into MAKLELKLIGIVIFLVAAVEAQETPAAESSPASQAAGETSSVTEGTSTGEVTQPIVAGSEDTEAPTNSTDIVDSPDNTDTNDPTGAENGGDPYIKPGNHTKGPRHVRAHDGFHSLKTEKHWAHWNDAFTTSGP; encoded by the coding sequence ATTGGAATCGTTATATTCTTGGTAGCCGCTGTCGAGGCTCAGGAAACCCCTGCGGCTGAATCATCACCAGCATCGCAAGCAGCTGGTGAAACTTCTTCAGTAACTGAAGGCACTTCTACCGGAGAAGTAACTCAGCCCATTGTAGCGGGGTCGGAGGATACAGAAGCACCCACAAATAGCACCGATATTGTTGATAGCCCGGACAACACAGACACAAACGATCCGACTGGCGCCGAAAATGGAGGAGATCCATATATAAAGCCGGGAAACCATACAAAGGGACCTCGGCACGTCAGAGCACATGATGGCTTTCACAGCCTGAAGACGGAGAAACACTGGGCTCACTGGAACGACGCTTTTACCACATCAGGTCCTTAG